One window of Methanobacterium alcaliphilum genomic DNA carries:
- the radA gene encoding DNA repair and recombination protein RadA, whose product MVELEDLPNVGEKTAQKLRDAGFADMMRLATATAKELSVKAEIGEGVAEKVIEAARKAEQIDFETAFDVMERRKDVGRITTGSTALNELIGGGIETQSITEVFGEFGSGKSQLSHELAITVQLPFEKGGLEAECVFIDTENTFRPERIEQIANGFELDMEEVLQKIHIARAFNSSHQILMAEKVNELIQGGRNIRLVIVDSLTAHFRAEYVGREALASRQQKLNQHLHTLQNIANTYNTAVFVTNQVQARPDAFFGSPTKAIGGHVLGHAATYRVWLKKGLAGKRIARLVDSPHLPEGESVFKITTEGIVD is encoded by the coding sequence ATGGTGGAACTTGAAGACTTGCCTAATGTTGGAGAAAAAACTGCTCAAAAACTTCGCGATGCTGGTTTCGCAGACATGATGCGGTTGGCCACGGCCACTGCAAAAGAATTATCTGTTAAAGCGGAGATTGGTGAAGGTGTAGCAGAAAAAGTTATTGAAGCTGCCCGGAAGGCTGAACAAATTGATTTTGAAACAGCTTTCGATGTAATGGAGAGACGAAAAGATGTCGGTCGAATCACCACAGGTAGCACAGCTTTGAACGAACTAATTGGTGGGGGAATAGAAACTCAATCTATAACTGAAGTTTTCGGTGAATTTGGATCTGGTAAAAGTCAGTTATCACATGAATTGGCCATAACTGTTCAATTACCTTTTGAAAAAGGAGGATTAGAAGCTGAATGTGTTTTTATTGATACTGAAAATACTTTCCGTCCTGAAAGAATCGAACAGATTGCTAATGGGTTTGAATTAGATATGGAAGAAGTTTTACAGAAAATACATATTGCACGTGCTTTTAATTCCAGTCATCAAATATTAATGGCTGAAAAAGTCAATGAACTCATTCAAGGCGGCCGAAATATTAGGTTGGTAATAGTGGATTCTTTAACCGCTCACTTTAGAGCTGAATATGTGGGAAGAGAAGCCCTTGCTTCTAGACAACAAAAATTGAATCAACATTTACACACTCTGCAAAATATTGCAAATACCTACAATACTGCCGTTTTTGTAACTAATCAGGTTCAGGCCCGTCCAGATGCATTCTTTGGAAGTCCTACAAAAGCTATTGGTGGCCACGTACTGGGACACGCAGCTACTTACAGGGTATGGCTGAAAAAAGGATTGGCTGGTAAAAGAATAGCCCGTTTAGTGGACAGCCCTCATTTACCTGAAGGTGAATCAGTATTTAAGATTACTACAGAGGGTATTGTGGATTAA
- a CDS encoding OB-fold nucleic acid binding domain-containing protein, which produces MNEEIMQEYQKVKDKISEEEFLEKMNEMKKDYEDVSFMNDIDIARMIVGQHVTEKNTPLSQKKEHSMDKISKMEEGADKLKIIGRVMRISNPKKFTSRKGKDGKVANLVLADETEEVRIVFWTENIKLLKKIKEGDVIEIDGGDVKEGYRGRKEIHLKPRSTIEVLDEDTDNAFPDYKEEITPIGSIEEDQEVNIIARIVRVPRIRTFDKDGKDGKVASLEIKDETGQVSYTLWNRDTELIADLDLNEGDAIKVLGAQSKLRNGEISLTHPFVGRIIKGDYDVPDIEEKVFKIGDAHEEKDVTVMGLVTKVQDAITFERSDGSSGSVRSIEIADDTGSIRVTLWNDDTTLEINKGDIVKILGGNIEFDEYAASGYRINTTWNTRIMINPESDGNLLEVLQEYKKHLEPVKIGTISDMEDEGEEIDVVGRVVSINDPREFQREDGTVGLVRSADLADESGVVRISLWDEKAHTNIQIGEPVRIENARTKLGLYSVDLSVGKTSRIMDPNEEDMKDLPSFEELEEMIFTTKKIDELEEDDRNVRIIGRIIDIYDPNEFQRDDGSRGLVRSLELGDDTGAMRASLWDEKAEIPLNIGDAIRIENPRVTFRNDNLELSVGRNTQLGPAKDKDLDALPTFKELEDMIFQSRKIEELDEDDRNIKVSGDLTDAFGGRILSYRCPNCNNRLESIEEEYICDFCGETAEEPRYLLMLPARLADDTGEIRVTFFGKQAEQLLGMTTPEVADIIAKSADEGALEDKVEDLNGVHITVIGDAKFDEYNEELRLNPKKIIEVEL; this is translated from the coding sequence ATGAATGAGGAAATAATGCAGGAATATCAGAAGGTAAAGGATAAAATTTCTGAAGAGGAATTCCTGGAAAAAATGAATGAAATGAAGAAAGATTATGAAGATGTAAGCTTCATGAATGATATTGATATAGCTCGAATGATTGTAGGGCAACATGTTACTGAAAAAAACACTCCGTTGTCTCAGAAAAAGGAGCACAGCATGGATAAGATTTCCAAAATGGAAGAAGGTGCTGATAAACTTAAGATTATTGGAAGAGTAATGAGAATTTCTAATCCAAAAAAATTCACCAGCCGCAAGGGCAAAGATGGTAAAGTAGCGAATTTAGTTTTGGCTGATGAAACAGAGGAAGTTCGAATTGTTTTTTGGACTGAAAATATTAAATTACTCAAAAAAATCAAAGAAGGGGATGTAATAGAGATTGATGGGGGCGATGTTAAAGAGGGATATAGGGGACGTAAAGAAATACATCTAAAACCTCGATCAACTATCGAAGTACTGGATGAAGATACCGATAATGCTTTTCCAGATTATAAAGAAGAAATAACTCCTATTGGTTCTATTGAAGAAGATCAGGAAGTAAATATAATAGCCCGTATCGTAAGGGTTCCACGGATAAGGACATTTGATAAAGACGGTAAAGACGGCAAAGTAGCTTCTTTAGAAATTAAAGATGAAACCGGTCAAGTTTCTTATACTTTATGGAATCGAGATACAGAATTAATAGCGGACCTTGATTTAAATGAAGGAGATGCAATAAAAGTACTTGGTGCACAAAGTAAATTGAGAAACGGTGAAATTTCACTTACCCATCCATTTGTTGGAAGAATAATCAAAGGAGATTATGATGTCCCGGATATTGAAGAAAAGGTTTTTAAAATTGGAGATGCCCATGAAGAAAAAGATGTAACTGTCATGGGGCTGGTGACAAAAGTTCAGGATGCCATAACATTTGAACGATCTGATGGAAGTTCTGGTTCAGTAAGATCAATTGAAATCGCTGATGATACTGGTTCTATCCGTGTTACTCTATGGAATGATGATACTACTCTTGAAATAAACAAGGGAGACATCGTTAAAATTCTTGGAGGAAACATTGAATTCGACGAATATGCTGCCAGCGGGTACCGGATTAACACAACCTGGAATACTCGTATCATGATTAATCCCGAATCAGATGGAAATTTATTAGAAGTGCTTCAAGAATATAAAAAACACCTTGAGCCTGTTAAAATAGGCACAATTAGTGACATGGAAGACGAAGGGGAAGAAATAGATGTTGTAGGTCGTGTAGTATCCATAAATGATCCTCGGGAATTCCAGAGAGAAGATGGCACTGTTGGGCTGGTGCGTTCGGCCGATTTAGCAGATGAAAGTGGGGTTGTAAGAATCTCTTTGTGGGATGAAAAAGCACATACTAATATCCAAATTGGAGAACCAGTACGTATAGAAAATGCACGCACTAAATTAGGATTATACAGTGTTGATTTGAGTGTAGGAAAAACTTCACGGATAATGGATCCTAACGAAGAAGATATGAAAGATCTTCCAAGCTTTGAAGAGTTAGAAGAAATGATTTTCACCACCAAAAAGATTGATGAGTTGGAAGAAGACGATCGTAATGTACGTATCATTGGTAGGATAATTGATATATACGATCCTAATGAATTCCAGAGAGATGATGGAAGCAGGGGATTGGTGCGCTCTTTAGAATTGGGAGATGATACCGGGGCTATGAGGGCTTCTCTATGGGATGAAAAAGCTGAAATACCTTTAAATATAGGTGATGCGATACGTATTGAAAATCCCCGGGTAACTTTCCGTAATGATAATTTAGAATTAAGTGTAGGTCGAAATACTCAACTTGGTCCAGCAAAAGATAAAGATTTAGATGCTTTACCTACATTTAAAGAATTAGAAGATATGATATTCCAATCCCGTAAAATTGAGGAATTAGATGAAGATGATAGAAATATAAAAGTTTCTGGAGATCTTACAGATGCTTTTGGCGGCCGAATTTTATCTTACAGATGCCCTAATTGTAATAATAGATTAGAATCCATTGAAGAAGAATATATATGTGATTTCTGCGGTGAAACAGCTGAAGAACCTCGTTATTTATTAATGTTACCTGCTAGATTAGCTGATGATACTGGAGAAATAAGAGTTACTTTCTTTGGAAAGCAAGCTGAACAATTATTGGGTATGACTACTCCTGAAGTGGCAGACATTATTGCTAAAAGTGCTGATGAGGGCGCTTTAGAAGATAAAGTAGAAGACTTAAATGGAGTACATATTACAGTCATTGGAGATGCTAAATTCGATGAATATAATGAAGAATTAAGATTAAATCCTAAGAAAATCATTGAAGTTGAATTATAA
- the hacA gene encoding homoaconitase large subunit, producing MSMTMAEKILAKAAGKKESEAGKIVMANIDVAMTHDLTGPLSVESFEKIGTKNVWDPEKVVVIFDHQVPADSIDAANNHLIMRNFVEEQKITNFYDVQEGVCHQVLPEKGHIVPGEVVVGTDSHTCTHGALGAFSTGIGSTDMAMVFSTGQLWFKVPETIRFEIEGKLGAHVYAKDLVLNIIGQVGADGATYKACEFAGETVSNLTISDRMVLCNMAIEMGGKTGLVEPDAKTLKYVANHSTKQYHTMKTDMDAASLETVEINVNDLEPQIACPHNVDNVKPVSEVDGIEIDQIFLGSCTNGRISDLRTAARILKGKQVAKGVRMLVIPASREVYSKALNEGLMNTFVDAGALVCNPCCGPCLGGHVGLLGPGEVSLSTSNRNFRGRQGSPDAEVYLSSAAVAAASAITGKITDPRGY from the coding sequence ATGTCTATGACCATGGCAGAAAAAATACTAGCTAAAGCTGCTGGTAAAAAAGAGTCTGAAGCTGGAAAAATAGTTATGGCCAATATTGACGTGGCCATGACCCACGACCTCACCGGACCACTATCGGTAGAGTCTTTTGAAAAGATAGGAACCAAAAATGTTTGGGATCCAGAAAAAGTAGTGGTGATTTTTGACCATCAAGTACCTGCAGATTCCATTGATGCTGCAAATAATCACCTAATTATGAGAAATTTTGTAGAAGAACAGAAAATAACTAATTTTTACGATGTTCAAGAAGGTGTTTGTCACCAAGTGCTGCCTGAAAAAGGGCACATTGTTCCAGGAGAAGTAGTAGTAGGAACTGATTCACATACCTGTACCCATGGAGCTTTAGGGGCATTTTCCACTGGAATTGGATCAACAGATATGGCCATGGTATTTTCCACCGGACAATTATGGTTTAAAGTACCTGAAACAATTCGATTCGAAATTGAAGGGAAGTTAGGAGCCCATGTATATGCAAAAGATTTAGTGCTTAATATAATCGGTCAGGTAGGGGCAGATGGAGCTACTTACAAAGCATGCGAATTTGCAGGAGAAACTGTATCCAATTTAACTATATCTGATCGAATGGTGCTCTGTAACATGGCCATTGAAATGGGTGGGAAAACTGGACTGGTAGAGCCCGATGCTAAAACCCTGAAATACGTTGCTAATCATTCAACCAAACAGTACCACACTATGAAAACAGATATGGATGCTGCATCCCTTGAAACAGTTGAAATAAATGTCAATGATTTAGAACCTCAAATAGCTTGTCCCCACAATGTAGATAATGTTAAACCCGTTAGCGAAGTGGATGGTATTGAAATAGACCAAATTTTCCTGGGGTCCTGTACCAACGGACGGATTAGTGATTTAAGAACCGCTGCACGCATATTAAAAGGAAAACAAGTTGCAAAAGGAGTTAGAATGTTAGTTATACCTGCTTCTCGAGAAGTGTACAGTAAAGCACTGAATGAAGGGTTAATGAACACATTTGTAGATGCTGGAGCATTAGTATGTAATCCCTGCTGCGGGCCTTGCCTTGGAGGGCATGTAGGGCTGCTTGGGCCGGGGGAAGTGAGTTTATCCACATCTAACCGGAACTTCCGAGGTAGACAGGGCAGTCCTGATGCTGAGGTGTACCTTTCTTCAGCCGCAGTAGCTGCTGCTTCTGCAATTACAGGAAAAATCACCGATCCAAGAGGTTATTAG
- a CDS encoding 3-isopropylmalate dehydratase small subunit produces the protein MKGNVWKFGDDIDTDIIIPGRYLVMRDPEDLAQHVMEGLDPEFHQKVDDGDFIVGGKNFGCGSSREHAPLALQGAGISAVIAESFARIFYRNSINVGIPLLEAPGISNHLETGDEIEVDMEKGVIRKLETGEEFEFKKLPEFMLEILNKGGLISYVREME, from the coding sequence ATGAAAGGAAATGTATGGAAATTTGGAGATGACATTGACACGGACATAATCATCCCCGGCCGATACCTGGTTATGAGAGATCCTGAAGACCTGGCTCAGCATGTAATGGAAGGATTAGATCCTGAATTTCACCAAAAAGTTGATGATGGAGATTTTATTGTCGGTGGAAAGAACTTTGGTTGTGGATCCTCTAGAGAACACGCACCATTAGCATTACAGGGAGCTGGAATTTCTGCAGTTATAGCAGAATCATTTGCCCGTATATTCTATCGTAACTCCATAAATGTAGGAATTCCTCTTTTAGAAGCTCCTGGAATATCAAATCATTTAGAAACAGGAGATGAAATCGAAGTGGATATGGAAAAAGGAGTAATACGCAAATTAGAAACTGGCGAAGAATTCGAATTCAAAAAACTCCCTGAATTTATGCTTGAAATTCTTAATAAGGGCGGTTTAATCTCTTATGTAAGAGAAATGGAATAA
- a CDS encoding isocitrate/isopropylmalate family dehydrogenase codes for MYKISVIPGDGIGKEVMEATLHVLEAVNVDFDYEFAEAGDEYAEVSGVPLPQETIDIVKNSQACLFGAAGESAADVIVKLRQELDLYVNLRPVKSYPGTKSIFDNLDFVIVRENTEGMYIGLENETEEGATATRVITKKASERISRFGFEYAKKTGRKTVTAVHKANVLKKTDGVFKESFYKVSEEFPELESNDFYVDATAMYFITKPEMFDVVVTTNLFGDILSDEGAGLVGGLGLIPSANIGDKQGLFEPVHGSAPSHAGKGTANPAAMMLSAVLMLDYLDESEEARRMEKAIVKVLSEGKVVTKDLGGDASTMEMAAEVRRVLEES; via the coding sequence ATGTATAAAATATCTGTTATTCCTGGAGATGGAATAGGAAAAGAAGTTATGGAAGCTACGCTCCACGTTTTAGAAGCAGTCAACGTGGATTTTGATTATGAATTTGCCGAAGCAGGGGATGAATACGCTGAAGTAAGTGGTGTACCCTTACCCCAAGAAACAATTGATATTGTTAAAAATTCCCAAGCCTGTCTATTTGGAGCAGCAGGAGAATCAGCTGCAGACGTGATTGTTAAATTAAGACAGGAACTAGATCTTTATGTTAACTTACGTCCTGTGAAATCATATCCTGGGACCAAGAGCATATTTGATAACCTGGACTTTGTTATTGTAAGGGAAAATACAGAGGGTATGTACATTGGACTGGAAAATGAAACCGAAGAAGGTGCAACCGCCACCCGAGTCATCACGAAAAAAGCTTCCGAACGCATATCTCGTTTTGGATTTGAATATGCCAAAAAAACAGGCCGTAAAACAGTGACTGCAGTTCATAAAGCTAACGTTCTTAAAAAAACCGACGGAGTATTCAAAGAATCATTTTATAAAGTATCTGAGGAATTTCCAGAACTAGAATCTAATGATTTCTATGTAGACGCTACTGCCATGTATTTCATCACCAAGCCGGAAATGTTCGATGTGGTAGTTACCACAAATCTCTTTGGAGATATATTATCTGATGAAGGAGCAGGACTTGTAGGAGGATTAGGCCTTATACCTTCTGCCAATATAGGAGATAAACAAGGATTATTTGAGCCCGTGCATGGTTCTGCACCAAGCCATGCAGGTAAAGGAACTGCAAATCCTGCAGCCATGATGCTATCTGCGGTTTTAATGTTGGATTACTTAGATGAATCTGAAGAAGCTAGAAGAATGGAAAAAGCTATTGTAAAAGTACTTTCAGAAGGAAAAGTAGTGACTAAAGACCTTGGTGGTGACGCTTCGACCATGGAAATGGCTGCTGAAGTTCGAAGAGTATTAGAAGAGTCTTAA
- a CDS encoding DUF169 domain-containing protein — MKNIEESLIRAGNLNVNPLTVYGADEIPAGAVPMCSIDTCVAKGILMAALDDNIPALYIGKDSLKGCCLGAMSWLGFVEPNKYIKYFVSTGHDKFRKGEAEYLKASPEIFEKWKEYLGEINTPGKYLVISKVSDLSADSDIKSFVCFGNGESIRNLSSLIHFRSINPFNVISMPMGPACATLVTYPARMAENTPKGMVFVGPVDPTGNSWFPADYMAMGIPLDMAIKINEDLENSFVNKRPNIAYPKQREHIID; from the coding sequence ATGAAAAATATTGAGGAAAGCCTTATTCGTGCCGGGAATTTAAATGTGAATCCATTAACAGTATATGGTGCTGATGAAATCCCTGCAGGGGCAGTTCCCATGTGTTCTATTGATACTTGTGTGGCTAAAGGGATATTAATGGCAGCATTAGATGATAATATTCCTGCTCTTTATATAGGAAAAGATTCTTTGAAGGGATGTTGTTTAGGGGCAATGAGTTGGCTTGGGTTTGTTGAACCTAATAAATACATTAAATACTTTGTGTCAACGGGACATGATAAATTCAGAAAAGGTGAAGCCGAATATCTAAAAGCAAGTCCTGAAATTTTTGAAAAGTGGAAAGAATATCTTGGTGAAATTAACACCCCAGGTAAATACTTAGTAATAAGTAAAGTTTCTGACCTATCCGCTGATTCAGATATAAAGTCTTTTGTTTGTTTTGGTAATGGGGAATCTATCCGGAATTTAAGCAGCCTTATACATTTTAGAAGCATTAATCCATTTAATGTCATCAGTATGCCCATGGGGCCAGCTTGTGCTACTCTTGTAACATATCCCGCTAGAATGGCTGAAAATACTCCTAAAGGAATGGTATTTGTTGGGCCAGTTGATCCCACTGGAAATTCATGGTTCCCAGCTGACTACATGGCTATGGGAATTCCCCTAGACATGGCAATAAAAATAAATGAAGATTTAGAAAATTCTTTCGTTAATAAACGACCCAATATAGCGTATCCAAAACAAAGGGAGCATATAATTGATTAA
- a CDS encoding cysteine desulfurase, with translation MESADVRSDIPILEEVIYLDAASTGPTPQPVVDAMCDYFYNYNTNTGRGAYSLAIKTTQKMQEARQKVAGFVNAPPEEIIFTKNTTEAINIVAHGLNWEKGDSILVPNIEHHSNFLPWLRLKEKGVNVKVIKADKNGIINPEQLVESIDDTTRLITITHVSNAFGSLQDIYEIGKIAEENESLYMIDAAQSVGHMETNVKKMKANFIAFPGHKGTLGPVGTGFLYCKYEDAEKLEVSDLGGGTVLDVDENNYQLESIPARFEGGTSNIAGYIGLGASVDYIQNIGLKKVEKHGLKLTKELYQGLSNVENVTCYGDPQNIYGIVSFNINNIHPHDVAKILDEVRKICVRSGHHCAIPSMKHMGVHELGGTVRASIHYYNTSEDIQALVETVEDIAKTFGV, from the coding sequence ATGGAAAGTGCAGATGTAAGATCAGACATACCTATACTGGAAGAAGTCATTTATCTAGATGCTGCGAGTACTGGGCCTACCCCCCAACCAGTCGTAGATGCTATGTGTGATTATTTTTACAATTACAATACTAATACTGGTAGAGGTGCATATTCTCTGGCTATAAAAACCACCCAGAAAATGCAGGAAGCACGGCAAAAAGTAGCCGGTTTTGTTAATGCTCCACCAGAAGAAATAATATTTACAAAAAACACTACCGAAGCCATAAATATAGTGGCCCATGGCCTAAATTGGGAAAAAGGAGACTCCATATTAGTTCCCAATATAGAACATCACTCTAATTTCTTACCCTGGTTAAGGCTTAAGGAAAAAGGAGTAAATGTAAAAGTTATAAAGGCAGATAAAAATGGCATTATAAATCCCGAACAATTAGTAGAATCTATAGATGATACTACACGTTTAATAACAATTACCCATGTATCTAATGCTTTTGGATCATTACAGGATATTTATGAAATAGGAAAGATTGCGGAAGAAAATGAATCCTTGTATATGATTGATGCCGCTCAATCCGTTGGTCATATGGAAACTAATGTGAAGAAAATGAAGGCCAATTTTATTGCATTTCCAGGACACAAAGGAACATTAGGACCTGTAGGAACAGGATTTCTTTATTGTAAATATGAAGACGCGGAAAAATTAGAAGTTAGTGATTTAGGTGGGGGAACTGTACTTGATGTTGATGAAAATAATTACCAGTTAGAAAGTATTCCTGCACGTTTTGAAGGAGGTACCAGTAATATTGCAGGTTATATTGGTTTAGGGGCGTCTGTTGATTATATACAGAATATTGGTTTGAAAAAAGTAGAAAAGCATGGTTTGAAACTAACAAAAGAACTTTATCAGGGGCTTTCTAATGTGGAAAATGTAACCTGTTATGGTGATCCCCAAAATATTTATGGTATCGTATCCTTCAACATAAATAATATACATCCTCACGATGTGGCTAAAATACTTGATGAGGTCAGAAAAATATGTGTAAGAAGTGGTCACCACTGCGCCATCCCTTCCATGAAACATATGGGTGTACATGAGTTAGGAGGAACTGTGCGTGCATCAATACATTACTATAATACTTCTGAAGATATTCAAGCATTAGTAGAAACCGTGGAAGATATCGCAAAAACATTTGGAGTGTAA